The DNA window TGGTTGAGCTTACCCAGGTTGGCGTGGTGGATATTACCAAAGTCTCTTCCGGCCTTATGGAAAGCTTCTCGCCGATGTACGGCGTGTTCTCATTACCTTACCTGTTTGCCAACCCGCAAGAGTATTACAAAGTGATGGACGATCCTCTGGTGATGCAGGAAGTCTATCAATCTACCGCCGCCCAGGGATTTATAGGCGTCGGCTGGTTCGACTCCGGCGCACGCAACTTCTACATGAGCAAAGGACCGATCCGCAACCTCGACGATCTGAAGGGAAAAAAGATCCGCGTTATGCAGAGCGAAACCGCCATTAAAACACTCAAACTTTTGGGAGCCTCACCCATCGCCATGAGTCAGGCGGAAGTTTATACCTCTCTGCAACAGGGTATTCTGGATGGCGCAGAAAACAACGAATTCGCCCTCACCATTGCCCGACACGGAGAAGTTGCCCGTTATTACACCTACGATATGCATACCCGTATTCCCGATATTTTATTGATGAGTTCATTGACGCTGAAAAAGTTGACGCCAGAGCAACAAAAAGTCATTGGCGAGGCGATAAAAGCATCAATTGAATTTGAAAAAATGGCCTGGGATGCGGAGATCGAAAAGACGAAACAGTCGGCAGTCAACGATTTCAAGGTCGAATTTTTCGATGTGGATCAGAAGCCTTTTCAACAAGCAGTGCAGCCTATTTATGACGAGTTAAAAACTCGCGCAGAGCTGTACTCGCTTTATCAAAAAATTCAATCCGCTAAATCCAGATAATTATGGGAAATGTTATGGAAAACTTCAGAAAAGGACTCGACAGGCTGCTCGAAATTGTCTGTTGTCTGGTACTGACCATTATGGTGGTGGTGTCGTGCTGGCAGGTTATTAGCCGCTATCTTGTGGGACGTCCCAGTACCATTACCGAAGAGCTGCTGCGTTTTATGCTGG is part of the Klebsiella huaxiensis genome and encodes:
- a CDS encoding TRAP transporter substrate-binding protein, producing the protein MLLASLLLLPQGAQAETILRLAYAENSQPVKDALRFLGQQIEDKTHGEVKVMYFPDGQLGGERELVELTQVGVVDITKVSSGLMESFSPMYGVFSLPYLFANPQEYYKVMDDPLVMQEVYQSTAAQGFIGVGWFDSGARNFYMSKGPIRNLDDLKGKKIRVMQSETAIKTLKLLGASPIAMSQAEVYTSLQQGILDGAENNEFALTIARHGEVARYYTYDMHTRIPDILLMSSLTLKKLTPEQQKVIGEAIKASIEFEKMAWDAEIEKTKQSAVNDFKVEFFDVDQKPFQQAVQPIYDELKTRAELYSLYQKIQSAKSR